From Microbacterium invictum, the proteins below share one genomic window:
- a CDS encoding MFS transporter, with protein sequence MSTGDPAAHPPRRVGAGWFTLFTLAWLALWMVQLTPLQLLIPLQLDTPDDAGGWISGVVTSGLILAAGGLAGVVAGPLSGALSDRTRGAFGRRRPWALGGVVLASASLVGIAFASGPWGVGAAWIGVSIGTAVASAAFTALIADQLTSQRGTASAAVSSSQALGIVVGVGVITLLELGVVTGYLVLAVFLAVVGVIAALVLPDPPAAAAVPRPKRTVSARLATLARGDFSWLLTSRLVVNIGNALGTSLLLFFLLYGIGSEPTGAEDQLLLLILIYTLFVVISSIAAGMVSDRTGRRVPIAVGSAVIQGIAAIVLAALPTLTTAMLAAGLLGVGYGAYMSVSLALGTDLLQDEEDHARDLGFVNVAANLGQLLGPLIGAALVAAVGGFWLLFAAAGVISIVGGVMTLAIRGADWREPVSALR encoded by the coding sequence GTGTCCACTGGCGATCCTGCCGCACACCCGCCCCGCCGAGTGGGCGCGGGCTGGTTCACCCTCTTCACCCTCGCCTGGCTCGCGCTGTGGATGGTGCAGCTCACGCCGCTGCAGCTGCTGATCCCGTTGCAGCTCGACACCCCCGACGATGCCGGCGGGTGGATCTCGGGCGTCGTGACCTCGGGTCTGATCCTCGCCGCCGGGGGACTGGCCGGAGTGGTGGCCGGGCCGCTGTCCGGTGCCCTGTCGGACCGCACCCGCGGGGCCTTCGGCCGTCGCCGCCCGTGGGCCCTGGGCGGAGTCGTCCTGGCATCGGCATCGCTCGTCGGCATCGCCTTCGCGTCCGGCCCCTGGGGAGTCGGCGCGGCATGGATCGGGGTGTCGATCGGCACGGCCGTCGCCTCCGCCGCCTTCACGGCGCTGATCGCCGATCAGCTCACCTCGCAGCGCGGCACGGCTTCGGCGGCGGTCTCCTCGTCACAGGCCCTCGGGATCGTCGTGGGGGTGGGAGTGATCACCCTGCTCGAGCTCGGCGTGGTGACCGGATACCTCGTCCTGGCGGTCTTCCTCGCCGTCGTGGGGGTGATCGCCGCCCTCGTCCTGCCTGACCCGCCGGCGGCGGCCGCCGTGCCGCGCCCCAAGCGCACCGTCTCCGCGCGCCTGGCCACTCTGGCGCGCGGGGACTTCTCGTGGCTGCTCACCAGCCGGCTCGTGGTCAACATCGGCAACGCCCTCGGCACGAGCCTGCTGCTGTTCTTCCTCCTGTACGGGATCGGCTCCGAACCCACCGGGGCTGAGGACCAGCTGCTGCTGCTGATACTCATCTACACGCTGTTCGTCGTGATCTCCTCGATCGCAGCGGGTATGGTATCCGACCGCACCGGCCGACGCGTCCCGATCGCCGTTGGCTCGGCGGTCATTCAGGGCATCGCGGCGATCGTCCTGGCCGCCCTGCCGACACTGACGACGGCGATGCTGGCGGCGGGTCTGCTCGGTGTCGGGTACGGCGCGTACATGTCGGTCAGCCTCGCGCTGGGCACCGACCTGCTCCAGGATGAGGAGGACCATGCCCGCGATCTCGGGTTCGTCAACGTGGCCGCCAATCTCGGCCAGCTGCTGGGACCGCTGATCGGCGCCGCGCTGGTGGCTGCCGTCGGAGGATTCTGGCTGCTTTTCGCGGCTGCGGGAGTGATCTCGATCGTCGGCGGCGTGATGACGCTGGCGATCCGCGGTGCCGACTGGCGCGAACCGGTCTCAGCGCTGCGCTGA
- the rpsT gene encoding 30S ribosomal protein S20, which produces MANIKSQIKRNKTNEKARERNKAVKSQLKTEVRRTREAVAAGDKAAAEKALASATKKLDKAVSKGVIHENQAANRKSSIAKQVAAL; this is translated from the coding sequence GTGGCGAACATCAAGTCGCAGATCAAGCGCAACAAGACCAACGAGAAGGCGCGCGAGCGCAACAAGGCCGTCAAGAGCCAGCTGAAGACCGAGGTGCGCCGCACCCGTGAGGCCGTCGCCGCCGGTGACAAGGCCGCCGCCGAGAAGGCGCTGGCTTCGGCCACCAAGAAGCTCGACAAGGCCGTGAGCAAGGGCGTCATCCACGAGAACCAGGCCGCGAACCGCAAGTCGTCGATCGCGAAGCAGGTCGCCGCTCTCTGA
- a CDS encoding DUF1990 family protein yields MRRGTFQDGTVDYAAVGATQAADLMGYPPEKSLPAEASWRIGSGEERFAGSSDALLSWAALRGAGLTVTDVRPASGPMYAGVSFDAEGNPIEPSRLEADQRFDADGTPYAAAGTTVHLHGRVKGHRADAELRVIYVAEEPRRVAFALGTIRGSVVSGEESFVIDWRDNDEVWFTVRAFDRPTSLVYRLLPPMVRRRRRELFQGYLRAISPLYTTPS; encoded by the coding sequence ATGCGTCGCGGAACCTTCCAGGACGGCACTGTCGACTACGCCGCCGTCGGGGCCACCCAGGCGGCAGACCTCATGGGCTATCCGCCCGAGAAGTCGTTGCCTGCCGAGGCGTCCTGGCGCATCGGCAGCGGCGAGGAGCGGTTCGCCGGGTCGTCCGATGCGCTGCTGTCGTGGGCCGCGCTGCGCGGCGCGGGACTGACCGTCACCGATGTCCGGCCGGCATCCGGACCGATGTACGCCGGCGTCAGCTTCGACGCCGAGGGAAACCCGATCGAGCCCAGCCGGCTCGAGGCCGATCAGCGATTCGACGCCGACGGCACGCCGTATGCCGCCGCCGGCACCACCGTCCACCTGCACGGCCGTGTGAAGGGCCATCGCGCCGACGCCGAGCTGCGCGTGATCTACGTCGCCGAAGAGCCGCGTCGCGTCGCGTTCGCGCTCGGCACGATCCGCGGGTCGGTCGTCAGCGGTGAGGAGTCCTTCGTCATCGACTGGCGGGACAACGACGAGGTGTGGTTCACCGTCCGCGCCTTCGACCGCCCCACCTCGTTGGTCTACCGGCTGCTGCCTCCGATGGTGCGCCGCCGTCGCCGCGAGCTGTTCCAGGGGTACCTGCGGGCGATCTCGCCGCTGTACACCACCCCGTCCTGA
- a CDS encoding alpha/beta fold hydrolase — MAVQVVFVHGIRTSATMWRAQLEYLRDRGVAAVAVDLPGHGTRLGETFALEGAFVTIDRAVREAADAGPVLLVGHSMGGLLCTAYVGDENRPPVDALIAASCTAIPRGVGLGAYRALARGFNRLPGRGQWFTDRVLAGTLPLETRQDFGAGGYAYDAQDAALTSLSILDLLAALRRIDVPTWFINGQYDQLRVNEKLFVSQVPDSELFVVPRTTHLVTAMRPQVFNALLGVAIATLDSAQR, encoded by the coding sequence ATGGCGGTCCAGGTCGTGTTCGTGCACGGCATCCGGACGTCCGCGACCATGTGGCGGGCGCAGCTGGAGTATCTGCGCGACCGGGGAGTCGCTGCCGTGGCCGTGGATCTGCCTGGGCACGGCACGCGTCTGGGCGAGACCTTCGCGCTCGAGGGCGCTTTCGTCACCATCGATCGGGCTGTCCGCGAGGCGGCGGACGCGGGTCCGGTGCTGCTTGTGGGGCACTCCATGGGCGGGCTGCTCTGCACCGCCTATGTCGGAGACGAGAACCGCCCGCCCGTCGATGCGCTCATCGCGGCCTCGTGCACGGCGATCCCCCGCGGTGTGGGGCTCGGGGCCTACCGGGCGCTCGCGCGAGGGTTCAACCGGCTTCCCGGCCGTGGACAGTGGTTCACCGACCGGGTGCTCGCAGGGACCCTGCCGCTGGAGACCCGGCAGGACTTCGGTGCCGGCGGCTATGCCTATGACGCGCAGGATGCGGCGCTGACGAGCCTGTCGATCCTCGACCTGCTGGCGGCGCTGCGCCGCATCGATGTGCCGACATGGTTCATCAACGGCCAGTACGACCAGCTGCGGGTGAACGAGAAGCTGTTCGTGTCGCAGGTCCCCGACTCAGAGCTGTTCGTCGTGCCGCGCACCACCCACCTGGTCACCGCGATGCGGCCTCAGGTGTTCAACGCACTGCTCGGCGTCGCGATCGCGACGCTGGATTCAGCGCAGCGCTGA
- the lepA gene encoding translation elongation factor 4, producing MSPRALTPLQPAATPPELIRNFCIIAHIDHGKSTLADRMLQTTGVVADRDMRAQYLDRMDIERERGITIKSQAVRMPWASADSTFALNMIDTPGHVDFTYEVSRSLAACEGAILLVDAAQGIEAQTLANLYLALENDLHIIPVLNKIDLPAADPEKFALELANLIGGDPDDVLRVSGKTGQGVDELLDRIVRDIPAPTGDADAPARAMIFDSVYDSYRGVVTYVRMIDGSLQPRERIQMMSTRATHDLLEIGVSSPEPVPSKGLGVGEVGYLITGVKDVRQSKVGDTITTHRNPASLALAGYTDPKPMVFSGIYPIDGSDYGDLREALDKLKLSDASLQYEPETSVALGFGFRCGFLGLLHLEIITERLSREFDLDLITTAPSVIYEVTTDTGETVTVTNPSEYPDGRVESVSEPMVKAAILTPKDYTGTVMELCQSRRGTLLGMEYFSEERVELRYTIPLGEIVFDFFDQLKSRTQGYASLDYEPAGHQVADLVKVDILLQGDKVDAFSSIVHRDKAYAYGTMMTERLRKLIPRQQFEVPIQAAIGARIIARENIRAMRKDVLAKCYGGDISRKRKLIEKQKEGKKRMKMVGRVEVPQEAFIAALSGDVEGKDKK from the coding sequence ATGTCACCCCGTGCCCTCACCCCCCTTCAGCCTGCCGCGACACCGCCCGAGCTGATCCGCAATTTCTGCATCATCGCCCACATCGACCACGGCAAGTCCACCCTGGCCGATCGCATGCTGCAGACCACCGGCGTGGTCGCCGACCGCGACATGCGCGCGCAGTACCTCGACCGCATGGACATCGAGCGCGAGCGCGGCATCACGATCAAGTCGCAGGCGGTGCGGATGCCGTGGGCATCGGCCGACTCCACGTTCGCACTGAACATGATCGATACGCCGGGGCACGTCGACTTCACGTACGAGGTGAGCCGGTCACTGGCGGCCTGCGAGGGTGCGATCCTTCTCGTCGACGCCGCGCAGGGCATCGAGGCCCAGACGCTCGCGAACCTCTACCTGGCTCTCGAGAACGACCTGCACATCATCCCCGTGCTCAACAAGATCGACCTGCCGGCCGCCGACCCCGAGAAGTTCGCGCTCGAGCTCGCGAATCTGATCGGCGGCGACCCCGACGACGTGCTGCGCGTGAGCGGCAAGACCGGCCAGGGCGTCGATGAGCTGCTCGACCGCATCGTCCGTGACATCCCCGCGCCGACCGGCGATGCCGACGCACCCGCACGCGCGATGATCTTCGACTCGGTCTATGACTCGTACCGCGGCGTGGTCACCTACGTCCGCATGATCGACGGCAGCCTGCAGCCGCGTGAGCGCATCCAGATGATGTCGACGCGGGCGACGCACGACCTGCTCGAGATCGGCGTGTCCAGCCCCGAGCCGGTGCCCTCCAAGGGTCTCGGCGTCGGCGAGGTGGGCTATCTCATCACAGGCGTGAAGGACGTCCGCCAGTCGAAGGTCGGCGACACGATCACGACGCATCGGAACCCGGCATCCCTCGCTCTGGCGGGCTACACCGACCCGAAGCCGATGGTCTTCTCGGGCATCTACCCGATCGACGGCAGCGACTACGGCGACCTGCGCGAGGCGCTCGACAAGCTGAAGCTGTCGGATGCGTCGCTGCAGTACGAGCCCGAGACCTCGGTCGCGCTGGGGTTCGGCTTCCGGTGCGGGTTCCTCGGGCTGCTCCACCTGGAGATCATCACCGAGCGCCTGTCGCGCGAGTTCGACCTCGACTTGATCACGACCGCGCCGAGCGTGATCTACGAGGTCACCACAGACACCGGCGAGACGGTGACGGTCACCAACCCCAGCGAGTACCCCGACGGTCGCGTCGAGTCGGTCAGCGAGCCGATGGTCAAGGCGGCGATCCTCACGCCGAAGGACTACACCGGCACCGTCATGGAGCTGTGCCAGTCGCGGCGCGGGACCCTGCTGGGCATGGAGTACTTCAGCGAGGAGCGCGTCGAGCTGCGCTACACCATCCCGCTGGGCGAGATCGTGTTCGACTTCTTCGACCAGCTGAAGTCGCGCACCCAGGGCTACGCGAGCCTCGACTACGAGCCGGCCGGCCACCAGGTCGCCGACCTCGTGAAGGTCGACATCCTGCTGCAGGGCGACAAGGTCGATGCGTTCAGCTCCATCGTCCACCGCGACAAGGCGTACGCGTACGGCACGATGATGACCGAGCGGCTGCGCAAGCTCATCCCGCGCCAGCAGTTCGAGGTCCCCATCCAGGCCGCCATCGGTGCGCGCATCATCGCCCGCGAGAACATCCGCGCCATGCGCAAGGACGTGCTCGCCAAGTGCTACGGCGGCGACATCAGCCGCAAGCGCAAGCTCATCGAGAAGCAGAAGGAGGGCAAGAAGCGCATGAAGATGGTCGGACGCGTCGAGGTCCCCCAGGAGGCGTTCATCGCCGCCCTCTCGGGCGATGTCGAGGGCAAAGACAAGAAGTAG
- a CDS encoding ExeM/NucH family extracellular endonuclease, whose amino-acid sequence MHRAGPSSAPGPLSAHRPLRRWTATLAAAATVVAGVALTPTAAQAVVSADAAVVINEVYGGGGNNGATHTHDFIELFNVSDEAVDLNGWSLQYASSAGSFSNVDTLTGVIEPGGYFLVQQAEGANTGGTAAPLPTPDDAGTLALSGTGGKIALVSSTIALVGSTGNAAGADTVVDFVGWSPSASDFAGAAPAPATTNSTSVSRDAEHTNTPDNAADFTAGTATPTSSGGDEPEEPEEPTDPTDASIAEIQGTGADAALAGQTVTTRGVVTASYPTGGFNGFVIQTPGTGGGLDLGSHTASDAIFVYTPASAPAAIGEYVEVTGAVSEYFGLSEITAAAAADVTVLDEAVEAPVAATITWPATDAARETLESMLVAPQGAFTVSNTYQANQYGSVGLAAGDTPLWQPTDLARPGSTEAAAVAADNEARGVILDDGVSTDFLAAANSALTPNYVSLTEPVVVGAGVTFREPVIVDWRNGDWKFNPTAPLVGDGSGDDGVQFTDVRTAAPEAVGGDLSVASFNVLNYFTTLGTESTTCQAYSDRTGDGISVRTGCAQRGAWDEADLQRQQDKIVEAINSLDADVVGLMEIENSAALGEQPDEATSTLVDALNIAAGTERWAYVPSSAELPDPAQQDVITNAIIYQPAAVTTVGASRALGSQSGADQAFGNAREPIAQVFESLDGGAPFLFAVNHLKSKGSPGPWPGDADAGDGQGASNESRVRQATALNEWVDEIRGDVDAVVLAGDFNSYTHEDPLQVLYDAGYANAATALGIDTASYSFDGQSGSLDHILLNDAALARATGGDIWNINSGEAVALEYSRYNVHGTLFYAPDAYRSSDHDPVKVGLTAQEAPVELTLLGINDFHGRINTDTVRFAGTVEQLREQATGPVLFLSSGDNIGASLFASSVAQDQPTIDVLNALGLQTSAVGNHEFDRGFADLRDRVQPASDYDQLGANVYLAGTETPALPEYTVLDAGDLTVGVIGAVTEETPALVSPAGITELDFGDPVEAVNRVAAQLSDGDDANGEADILIALYHEGAGAGTPDGATLEEEIAGGGAFAAIVNDTNAEVDAIFTGHTHKEYAWSAAIPGTDRTRPIVQTGSYGSNIGEIVLTIDPETQAVTAHTERNVPRTTTADDALIAAYPRVAEVDRIVTAALDAAAEVGNTAVAEVATDITTAHSGGSFVDGVWTGGTRDDRASESTLGNLVADSIRDTLADLPNGAVIGVTNPGGLRSDLWDTQAEFGENAVPGMADGTISFSQANAVLPFNNTMALITLTGAQFTTLLEQQWQRDAAGNVPSRPYLQLGLSDNVTYTYDPALPEGSRVTSVTVDGQRLDPAAEYRIGTLSFLATGGDNFRAFTEGTGYVDTGLLDYEAWVDFLADNSPVQPSYAKHAVEVAGVPEVVAAGAEVTFDVAGINLTSRGAPENTTLTASLGDVELGTFPVSAGAATVSVTLPGDLAAGVTALTLVAAESGTTVTVPLTVEESETASATTLELNRTSAAYGSNTRVRATAQVTSDGAAVRGGTVEFLVGDEVVATAELGRSGTARADLPLPGDRGTGQYQVTARFTGSDDVAGSTSAAVTFTVTQATTSTTLLPLLPIHVNGLLPTRLVAIVGISGGSAQGVVEFHEGGADGTVIATVDVKGGTASHTLGKLSRGTHSYTAVFVPASPTDVAGSQSRQVSVRVLF is encoded by the coding sequence ATGCATCGCGCTGGCCCCTCGTCCGCACCTGGACCCCTGTCCGCACATCGACCACTGCGTCGCTGGACCGCGACCCTCGCCGCTGCGGCGACAGTCGTGGCCGGCGTCGCGCTGACGCCGACCGCCGCGCAGGCCGTGGTGTCCGCGGACGCGGCCGTCGTGATCAACGAGGTCTACGGCGGCGGCGGCAACAACGGAGCCACGCACACGCACGACTTCATCGAACTGTTCAACGTGAGCGACGAGGCCGTCGACCTGAACGGCTGGAGCCTGCAGTACGCGTCGAGCGCCGGCAGCTTCAGCAACGTCGACACCCTCACCGGCGTCATCGAGCCGGGGGGCTACTTCCTGGTGCAGCAGGCCGAGGGCGCCAACACCGGCGGAACGGCTGCGCCGCTGCCGACGCCCGACGACGCGGGCACCCTCGCCCTCAGCGGAACGGGCGGCAAGATCGCGCTCGTGTCGTCCACGATCGCCCTGGTCGGATCGACCGGCAACGCCGCCGGCGCCGACACGGTGGTGGACTTCGTGGGCTGGAGCCCCAGCGCCTCCGACTTCGCCGGCGCGGCGCCCGCCCCGGCGACGACCAACTCGACGAGCGTGTCGCGCGACGCCGAGCACACGAACACCCCCGACAACGCGGCGGACTTCACCGCGGGCACGGCGACGCCGACGTCGTCGGGCGGCGACGAGCCGGAGGAGCCGGAGGAGCCCACCGATCCCACAGATGCCAGCATCGCCGAGATCCAGGGCACCGGTGCCGACGCGGCGCTTGCGGGCCAGACCGTCACCACCCGTGGCGTCGTGACGGCGAGCTACCCCACCGGAGGGTTCAACGGCTTCGTGATCCAGACTCCGGGCACCGGCGGCGGGCTCGACCTCGGCAGCCACACCGCCTCGGACGCGATCTTCGTGTACACCCCGGCATCCGCCCCGGCCGCCATCGGCGAGTACGTCGAGGTGACCGGTGCCGTCAGCGAGTACTTCGGTCTCAGTGAGATCACCGCTGCGGCAGCCGCGGACGTGACGGTGCTCGACGAGGCCGTCGAGGCCCCGGTCGCGGCGACGATCACCTGGCCGGCGACCGACGCCGCCCGCGAGACGCTCGAATCGATGCTCGTGGCGCCGCAGGGGGCGTTCACCGTCAGCAACACCTACCAGGCGAACCAGTACGGCAGCGTCGGCCTGGCCGCCGGCGACACTCCGCTGTGGCAGCCGACGGATCTCGCCCGCCCGGGATCGACCGAGGCGGCGGCGGTCGCGGCCGACAACGAGGCCCGGGGCGTCATCCTGGACGACGGCGTCTCGACCGACTTCCTGGCCGCCGCCAACAGCGCCCTCACCCCGAACTACGTCTCGCTCACCGAGCCCGTCGTCGTCGGCGCCGGCGTCACCTTCCGCGAGCCGGTGATCGTCGACTGGCGCAACGGCGACTGGAAGTTCAACCCGACCGCGCCGCTGGTGGGCGACGGGAGCGGCGACGACGGCGTGCAGTTCACGGACGTCCGCACTGCGGCACCCGAGGCCGTGGGCGGCGACCTGTCGGTGGCGTCGTTCAACGTGCTGAACTACTTCACGACGCTCGGCACCGAGAGCACGACCTGCCAGGCCTACAGCGACCGCACCGGCGACGGCATCTCAGTCCGCACCGGTTGCGCCCAGCGCGGTGCGTGGGACGAGGCGGACCTCCAGCGGCAACAGGACAAGATCGTCGAGGCGATCAACTCCCTCGACGCCGATGTCGTCGGACTCATGGAGATCGAGAACTCGGCGGCCCTCGGCGAGCAGCCCGACGAGGCGACCTCGACGCTCGTCGACGCGCTGAACATCGCCGCCGGCACCGAGCGGTGGGCGTACGTGCCCTCGTCGGCGGAGCTGCCCGATCCCGCGCAGCAGGACGTCATCACCAACGCCATCATCTATCAGCCGGCCGCCGTCACCACCGTCGGAGCGTCGCGGGCGCTGGGCTCGCAGAGCGGCGCCGACCAGGCCTTCGGCAACGCCCGGGAGCCGATCGCGCAGGTCTTCGAGAGCCTCGACGGCGGCGCGCCGTTCCTGTTCGCCGTCAACCACCTGAAGTCCAAGGGCTCCCCCGGCCCCTGGCCCGGTGACGCGGACGCCGGCGACGGCCAGGGCGCGTCGAACGAGTCGCGCGTGCGCCAGGCCACCGCGCTGAACGAGTGGGTGGACGAGATCCGCGGTGACGTCGACGCGGTCGTCCTCGCCGGCGACTTCAACTCGTACACCCACGAGGACCCGCTGCAGGTGCTCTACGACGCCGGGTATGCGAACGCGGCAACGGCCCTCGGCATCGACACCGCGTCGTACAGCTTCGACGGACAGTCGGGGTCGCTCGACCACATCCTCCTGAACGACGCCGCGCTGGCGCGCGCCACCGGCGGCGACATCTGGAACATCAACTCCGGTGAGGCGGTCGCCCTCGAGTACAGCCGCTACAACGTGCACGGCACGCTGTTCTACGCGCCCGACGCGTACCGGTCGTCCGACCATGACCCGGTCAAGGTGGGGCTGACGGCGCAGGAGGCGCCGGTCGAGCTGACCCTGCTGGGCATCAACGACTTCCACGGCCGCATCAACACCGACACGGTGCGCTTCGCCGGCACGGTCGAGCAGCTGCGCGAGCAGGCGACCGGACCGGTGCTGTTCCTCTCGTCGGGTGACAACATCGGAGCCTCGCTGTTCGCCTCGTCGGTCGCGCAGGACCAGCCGACGATCGATGTCCTGAACGCCCTGGGCCTGCAGACCAGTGCCGTGGGCAACCACGAGTTCGACCGCGGGTTCGCCGATCTGCGCGATCGGGTGCAGCCGGCGTCCGACTACGACCAGCTGGGCGCCAACGTGTATCTGGCGGGCACCGAGACCCCCGCTCTGCCGGAGTACACCGTGCTGGATGCCGGAGACCTCACCGTCGGCGTCATCGGCGCCGTCACCGAGGAGACGCCGGCGCTCGTCTCCCCCGCCGGCATCACCGAACTCGATTTCGGCGACCCGGTCGAGGCCGTCAACCGCGTCGCCGCGCAGCTGAGCGACGGTGACGACGCGAACGGCGAGGCCGACATCCTGATCGCGCTGTACCACGAGGGCGCCGGAGCCGGCACGCCGGACGGCGCGACCCTCGAGGAGGAGATCGCCGGTGGCGGTGCGTTCGCGGCGATCGTGAACGACACGAACGCCGAGGTCGATGCGATCTTCACCGGGCACACGCACAAGGAGTATGCGTGGTCTGCGGCGATCCCCGGCACCGACCGGACCCGCCCCATCGTGCAGACCGGTTCGTACGGCTCGAACATCGGCGAGATCGTCCTGACGATCGACCCCGAGACCCAGGCCGTCACGGCGCACACCGAGCGCAACGTGCCGCGCACGACCACGGCCGACGACGCACTCATCGCCGCCTACCCCCGGGTGGCAGAGGTCGACCGCATCGTGACCGCGGCCCTCGACGCCGCCGCCGAGGTCGGCAACACGGCCGTCGCGGAGGTCGCCACCGACATCACGACCGCGCACTCGGGCGGTTCGTTCGTCGACGGCGTGTGGACCGGTGGCACCCGGGACGACCGGGCCTCGGAGTCGACGCTCGGCAACCTCGTGGCCGACTCGATCCGTGACACCCTCGCCGACCTGCCCAACGGGGCGGTCATCGGTGTCACCAATCCGGGCGGGCTGCGTTCGGATCTGTGGGACACGCAGGCGGAGTTCGGCGAGAACGCGGTGCCCGGCATGGCCGACGGCACGATCTCGTTCTCGCAGGCCAACGCCGTCCTCCCGTTCAACAACACGATGGCGCTCATCACGCTCACCGGCGCGCAGTTCACGACGCTTCTCGAGCAGCAGTGGCAGCGTGACGCGGCCGGCAACGTGCCGTCGCGGCCCTACCTGCAGCTCGGGCTGTCGGACAACGTGACCTACACGTACGACCCCGCACTGCCCGAGGGCTCGCGCGTCACCTCGGTCACCGTCGACGGGCAGCGCCTCGACCCGGCCGCGGAATACCGCATCGGCACCCTCTCGTTCCTCGCGACCGGTGGCGACAACTTCCGCGCCTTCACCGAGGGCACCGGCTACGTCGACACCGGACTGCTGGACTACGAGGCATGGGTGGACTTCCTGGCCGACAACTCTCCGGTGCAGCCTTCCTATGCGAAGCACGCGGTCGAGGTCGCGGGTGTTCCCGAGGTCGTCGCCGCGGGCGCCGAGGTCACGTTCGACGTGGCCGGCATCAACCTGACCAGCCGCGGCGCCCCGGAGAACACGACCCTCACGGCGAGCCTCGGCGACGTGGAACTGGGAACCTTCCCGGTCAGCGCCGGCGCGGCAACCGTGTCGGTCACCCTCCCCGGCGACCTCGCCGCCGGCGTGACCGCACTGACGCTCGTCGCCGCCGAGAGCGGCACGACGGTCACCGTCCCGCTGACCGTGGAGGAGAGCGAGACGGCCTCGGCCACCACGCTCGAGCTCAACCGGACCTCCGCCGCGTATGGGTCGAACACCCGGGTCCGCGCGACGGCGCAGGTCACCAGCGACGGCGCGGCCGTCCGGGGCGGCACGGTCGAGTTCCTGGTGGGCGACGAGGTGGTGGCCACGGCCGAGCTCGGCCGGTCGGGAACGGCGCGTGCCGACCTGCCGCTGCCGGGCGACCGGGGCACGGGTCAGTACCAGGTCACCGCGCGGTTCACCGGTTCGGATGACGTGGCGGGCTCGACGTCGGCGGCGGTGACCTTCACGGTCACGCAGGCGACGACGAGCACGACTCTGCTGCCGCTGCTCCCCATCCACGTCAACGGACTGCTGCCCACGCGGCTCGTCGCCATCGTCGGCATATCCGGCGGCTCGGCTCAAGGCGTCGTGGAGTTCCATGAGGGCGGCGCCGACGGAACGGTGATCGCCACCGTCGACGTCAAGGGCGGCACCGCCTCGCACACACTCGGCAAGCTGAGCCGGGGCACGCACAGCTACACCGCCGTGTTCGTGCCGGCCAGCCCCACGGACGTTGCCGGCTCGCAGAGTCGCCAGGTGTCGGTGCGGGTGCTGTTCTGA
- the holA gene encoding DNA polymerase III subunit delta yields MTPAPRRPAARSASAIPQLSWRAPQPAPIVLVSGPEEVCAERAISGVRDYLRAEDPSLEVSDLRADDYESGSLLGLTSPSLFGEPRLVRVSGVEKCSDTFLTEAIAYLQTPQDGATVILRHTGASVRGKKLLDAIRSGSGGGVEVACPAIKRDSDKYDFAAGEFSAASRRIAPAALRALVSAFSDDVTELAAACQQLIADVPGDIGEQVVERYYGGRVEATAFTVADTAIAGRYGDALIALRHALTSGADPVPLVAAIASKLRTMARVAGTREPARELAARLGMKDWQIDRARRDLAGWNQGALAIAIQAAARADAEVKGASRDPVFAVERLVTVVATRAPYGA; encoded by the coding sequence ATGACGCCCGCTCCGCGACGCCCCGCCGCGCGGAGCGCGTCCGCCATCCCGCAGCTGTCCTGGCGTGCGCCGCAGCCGGCCCCGATCGTGCTGGTGTCCGGGCCCGAAGAGGTCTGCGCCGAACGCGCGATCAGCGGTGTTCGCGACTACCTGCGCGCCGAGGACCCCAGTCTCGAGGTCTCGGACCTGCGCGCCGATGACTACGAGTCGGGCTCGCTGCTGGGGCTGACCTCGCCGTCGCTGTTCGGGGAGCCGCGTCTCGTGCGGGTGAGCGGTGTCGAGAAGTGCAGCGACACGTTCCTGACCGAGGCGATCGCGTACCTGCAGACTCCGCAAGACGGTGCGACCGTCATCTTGCGGCACACCGGGGCCAGCGTCCGCGGCAAGAAGCTGCTCGACGCCATCCGCTCGGGGTCCGGAGGCGGCGTCGAAGTGGCGTGCCCGGCGATCAAGCGCGACTCGGACAAGTACGACTTCGCCGCGGGGGAGTTCTCCGCCGCGAGCCGTCGCATCGCCCCCGCCGCGCTGCGCGCGCTCGTGTCGGCGTTCTCCGACGACGTCACAGAGCTCGCAGCGGCCTGTCAGCAGCTCATCGCCGATGTTCCCGGCGACATCGGCGAGCAGGTCGTCGAGCGCTACTACGGCGGCCGGGTCGAGGCCACCGCGTTCACCGTCGCCGATACGGCCATCGCGGGCCGGTACGGCGATGCCCTGATCGCCCTGCGGCATGCGCTGACCAGCGGCGCCGACCCGGTGCCGCTCGTCGCCGCGATCGCGTCCAAGCTGCGGACGATGGCGCGGGTCGCCGGCACACGTGAGCCCGCCCGGGAGCTGGCCGCACGGCTCGGCATGAAGGACTGGCAGATCGACCGCGCACGGCGCGACCTCGCCGGCTGGAACCAGGGTGCGCTGGCGATCGCCATCCAGGCCGCCGCGCGCGCGGACGCCGAGGTCAAGGGCGCGTCACGTGACCCGGTGTTCGCCGTTGAGCGCCTCGTCACCGTCGTCGCGACGCGCGCCCCGTACGGCGCCTGA